Genomic segment of Sodaliphilus pleomorphus:
ACTTCCTCGTCTGCTTCCTCGCACTGCTGCTGCTCAAGCTCCTGCAAAAGCAGCTGGCCGACTCGTTCCCCGAGGCCTACAAGGAGCACCCCCTGACCGTCGACCAGCTGATCGACACTCTCCAGAACCTGCGCTTCGGACAAATCCAGGGACTGGGATACGTGCCCATGTTCCAGCGCACCAGCCTCACCGACCAACTGCAAGAGCTTGCCGGTGTGGAAGTTAACAAACAGATAATCACAAAAGCAGCGATGAACGCGTTCTACCGAAAGGTTAACAAAGGTTAATCCTTGCAGCACCGAAAAATTAGCTACATTACTTTACTATGTAAAGTATTGTGTAGTAACACGTTAATACAACAAACTGTCAAATTAGGAAAGATAGTGCAAAATTTCTTACCTTTGTAAAAATTAGGAGATAAATAAGAGATGATAGAATCGATATATCACGACATCATGAGCCCCGATGTGAATGTGGCCGGAGCCGTGTTCAAGCTGTTGTTGAGCATGCTGCTGGGGGCAGCCATAGGCTTCGAGCGGCGCCGCAAGGGCCAGATTGCGGGCTTGCGCACTTTCTCGCTCATTGCCATGGGGGCCACGCTGGCCATGCTCATCAGCATCTATATCCCGCAGGAGTACCTGGGCCTGAAAAACGGCGACCCGGGGCGCATTGCCGCCCAGGTGGTGAGCGGCGTGGGCTTTCTGGGTGCCGGCGCCATCATTCAGATGAAGGGCTCGGTGCGCGGCCTCACCACGGCGGCCGGCATCTGGATGACGGCTTGCATAGGGCTGGCCGTGGGGGCAGGCATGTACTTGATTACCACCATCGCCACGCTGCTCATCATCTTTGTGCTGGTCTACATCGAGAAGTATGAGCAGCATGCGGGCTTCTTGTGGGAGCACAAGGTGATAAGGGTGAAGGTGCATGGCATCGTGAGTGATCTCGACAAGAGTCTCGACGTGTTCAAGAAATACGACGTGAAGGCCTCGCGCGAGTATGTGAAATACGAGTACGAGAACAATGTGTCGATCATCAACTATGTGGTGCTCACGCGCGACACGGTGAGCGTGACCAATCTCTTTGGCGAGCTGGAGGCCTGCTTCAGCGACCCCATCTCAATCACATTGACCAACGAACCCAACTTTTGACCGCACAATGCATTCCGACTTGATACAATCGCTCATAGGCGACTTCGCACTCATCTTGATGCTGGCTGCTATTGCTGCCATCGTGTTTAAACTGCTCAAGCAACCCCTGGTGCTGGGTTACATCGTGGCCGGCTTCATCGCCAGCCCACACTTCAAGTTTCTGCCCACGGTGGCCAATCCTGCCAACATCAGCTTCTGGGCCCAGTTGGGCATCGTGGTGCTCTTGTTCTCGCTGGGCCTCGAGTTCAGCTTCCAGAAACTGGTGAAAGTGGGCGGCACGGCCCTGCTCACCTGCTTGATTATTGTGGTGGGCATGATGGGAGTGGGATTTGTCGTGGGCGGCATGTTGGGCTATTCCACCATCGATGCGATATTCCTGGGCGGCATGATATCGATGTCATCGACAACCATCATCATCAAGGCGCTCTCCGACCTCAACCTCAAGCACCGCAGCTTTGTGCCCCGGGTGATGGCGGTGCTCATCGTCGAGGACCTCGTGGCCGTGGTGCTGCTGGTCATTCTCTCGTCGATAGCCATCAACAAGCGGGTAGAGGGCGACCAAATGCTTGAGGCCGTGCTCAAGCTCTCGTTCTATCTCATCATTTGGTTCACTGTGGGCATCTTTGTCATTCCCAGCCTGCTCAAGAAGTTCAGGCGCTTCATTGGCGACGAGCTCTTGCTCATCATTGCCATGGGACTGTGCTTCGGCATGGCCACGCTGGCAGTGTGGTCGGGATTCTCGCTGGCTCTTGGCGCCTTTGTGATAGGCTCGATACTGGCTGGCACAACCGAGGCCGAGCGCATCGAGCGCATCATCACCCCGGTGAAAGACCTCTTTGGGGCCGTGTTTTTCATTTCGGTGGGCATGATGGTCGACCCGGTGCTCATGTGGCACAATGCCGGCATCATTTTGCTGCTCGCCGTGGTGGTGGTTGTGGGCATGATCACCTTTGGCACCTTTGGCATGGTGGTCACTGGCCAGCCGCTCAAGACGGCCATGGAGTCGGGCTTCTGCCTCACGCAGATAGGCGAGTTCTCGTTTATCATCGCCACTACTGGCACCCAGCTGGGCGTGCTGGGCAAGAACATATATCCCATCATTGTGGCTGTGTCGGTCATCACCACGTTTTTCACGCCGTTTTTCATCAAGCAGGCACTGCCTTGCTACAACTGGGTGGCCCGCCACCTGCCCGAGAAGTGGGGCGTGCTGCTCGAGGGCTACAGCAAGAACGCTGCCCACAGCGAGATGAGCCAGTCGAGGCAGCTGTGGCACAAGGTGGTGAGGCGCTACCTCATCACGCTTGTGGTCTACACCGTGGTGGTGATTGCATTGTGGTTCCCGATACGCCACATCGTCATGCCGCTCATCTACGAGACCATACCCGGGCACTGGGGACGCCTGCTGGCAGCCTTGTGCGGCTTTGGCCTGGTGTCGCCTTTCTTGTATGGCATCATCGTGCCGCGCACCAAGGCTCAGGAGCGTGCACAGCTGGTGAGTGAGAGTGGAAAAATAAGCTATGTGCCCCTCGGGGTGATGTCGGTCGTCAGTTTTCTGGTCACCTTGTGGATTACGTTCTTTTATTTCAAGGCTACGCTCTCGACGCTCAACTCGGTCGTGGGCGCCACGGCCTTGTGCCTGCTGCTCATCTTGGTGTTCTCGCCGCTGCTGCGCAAGCGCATCAACCGGGTGGAGCAACGCTTTCTCGACAACATGAACGAGCGTGAGAACCGCCGCACGGGCAAGAACAACGTGCTGGTGAGCGACTTCCACCTGGCCTACATGCGCGTGAGCTACAGTTGCCCCTTTGTGGGCCAGACGCTGGCCGAGGCCCGCCTGCGCGAGCACTACGACGTGAATGTGGTCAATGTGCAGCGCAACGGCATGTCCTATCCCGTGCCAGGAGGCGACATGCGCATTTTCCCTGGCGACACGCTTGGTGTGATAGGCACCGACGAAAAAATACAGCACATGCTGCCCGTGGTGGAGGCTCATGACAGCAACGACGCACCCGCGCAGCACAA
This window contains:
- a CDS encoding MgtC/SapB family protein — protein: MIESIYHDIMSPDVNVAGAVFKLLLSMLLGAAIGFERRRKGQIAGLRTFSLIAMGATLAMLISIYIPQEYLGLKNGDPGRIAAQVVSGVGFLGAGAIIQMKGSVRGLTTAAGIWMTACIGLAVGAGMYLITTIATLLIIFVLVYIEKYEQHAGFLWEHKVIRVKVHGIVSDLDKSLDVFKKYDVKASREYVKYEYENNVSIINYVVLTRDTVSVTNLFGELEACFSDPISITLTNEPNF
- a CDS encoding cation:proton antiporter, coding for MHSDLIQSLIGDFALILMLAAIAAIVFKLLKQPLVLGYIVAGFIASPHFKFLPTVANPANISFWAQLGIVVLLFSLGLEFSFQKLVKVGGTALLTCLIIVVGMMGVGFVVGGMLGYSTIDAIFLGGMISMSSTTIIIKALSDLNLKHRSFVPRVMAVLIVEDLVAVVLLVILSSIAINKRVEGDQMLEAVLKLSFYLIIWFTVGIFVIPSLLKKFRRFIGDELLLIIAMGLCFGMATLAVWSGFSLALGAFVIGSILAGTTEAERIERIITPVKDLFGAVFFISVGMMVDPVLMWHNAGIILLLAVVVVVGMITFGTFGMVVTGQPLKTAMESGFCLTQIGEFSFIIATTGTQLGVLGKNIYPIIVAVSVITTFFTPFFIKQALPCYNWVARHLPEKWGVLLEGYSKNAAHSEMSQSRQLWHKVVRRYLITLVVYTVVVIALWFPIRHIVMPLIYETIPGHWGRLLAALCGFGLVSPFLYGIIVPRTKAQERAQLVSESGKISYVPLGVMSVVSFLVTLWITFFYFKATLSTLNSVVGATALCLLLILVFSPLLRKRINRVEQRFLDNMNERENRRTGKNNVLVSDFHLAYMRVSYSCPFVGQTLAEARLREHYDVNVVNVQRNGMSYPVPGGDMRIFPGDTLGVIGTDEKIQHMLPVVEAHDSNDAPAQHKEEFVHFAIGPGSPLVGRTLAQAQLRERYKSLLVAIERDDDVYISPTPDVVFNAGDTLWIVGDPVELKALH